In Streptomyces sp. NBC_01551, one DNA window encodes the following:
- a CDS encoding LuxR family transcriptional regulator, which yields MTDRTPLVGREAELDRLDAVLDGPGGPPGVVDLTGAAGIGKSRLLTEVCGRAGERGLTVLRGRATEYERHIPFRVFADAFADLDPELLRDLGAADAWAAWAAGAGDAGAGDAGAGDAGAGDAGAGDAGAGDAGAGDAGAGAGPAGPADPAYPVGPAGPGAAGPADRFAAHRATARLLTALGGRTGAGLLIALDDLHWADPASLELLDHLVRHPLHAPVVIVAARRDRQTSPSLSAALTRGVDTGAVLRLDLGPLTERACVERLAPGLPPRRAARLYAASEGNPLYFLTLVQGQSGPALPPGGLDALLLDELTPLSAAERRTAEAVAVLGDQATPPLLLALTEPAPETAPESGPEAGPGAGPCGPERLEADLGTLARRDLIRPLPGGGWSLRHPVLRAVVYENTGPGQRVALHRRAAAALAEAGAPATVRAHHVERALTGWEPEPAAVLLEAAGQSETTAPASCAHWLEVVLRVLPDAPGHAARRRDLMLKRARALSVCGELRASRDLLHEVIAGLPADGDSGVRAAAVTLCASMERHLGQYRASAALLRRELSRRPAPAPADAVALGLELGSSAPHAAPYPAVRADVLRTFELARALGNEPAAAGALAVSALGEAYEGNTAAARELTDRAAACVDALADRDLADQCEPLARLGWAEFYLERYEDAERHADRGLAIARRGGPLHLLPHLLMCKAIVHTHACRLPSALELVDEAESIARGIGSDELLGLVLANKAQVLIAARPPGDVGALAVAEEAVAAAGARTSWWTSLVWCVMSFAALHGGDPLRARSAMLRAGGPDLAGLQPSMRPLFLEALVTAAVTTGDLAEAEEWAALAGRDAERLGLPVQRAAALRCAGQVLAGSGRPAAAAERFARAADEAGRSGAALWEAQSLLIGASLTAEAGDSATAATMWRRGRRLAETGGALLLTGLADLLLPPAPPPRVPGLTPREHEIAALVAEGLTTPAIAARLYLSPRTVDTHLSHIFRKTGVTTRSALAALTARHLP from the coding sequence ATGACGGACAGGACTCCACTGGTCGGCCGGGAGGCGGAACTGGACCGGCTGGACGCGGTACTCGACGGGCCGGGAGGCCCGCCGGGCGTCGTCGACCTGACCGGCGCGGCGGGCATCGGCAAGAGCCGGCTGCTGACCGAGGTGTGCGGGCGGGCCGGGGAGCGCGGGCTTACCGTGTTGCGCGGGCGGGCCACCGAGTACGAACGGCACATCCCGTTCCGGGTGTTCGCCGACGCGTTCGCGGACCTGGACCCGGAGCTGCTGCGCGACCTCGGCGCGGCGGACGCGTGGGCGGCATGGGCGGCGGGCGCGGGGGACGCGGGGGCCGGGGACGCGGGGGCCGGGGACGCTGGGGCCGGGGACGCGGGGGCCGGGGACGCGGGGGCCGGGGACGCTGGGGCCGGGGACGCTGGGGCCGGGGCGGGCCCCGCCGGCCCGGCGGACCCCGCCTACCCCGTCGGCCCCGCCGGCCCCGGGGCGGCGGGGCCGGCGGACCGGTTCGCGGCGCATCGCGCGACCGCCCGGCTGCTCACCGCGCTCGGTGGGCGCACGGGGGCCGGGCTGCTGATCGCCCTCGACGATCTGCACTGGGCGGATCCGGCCTCGCTGGAGCTCCTCGACCATCTCGTACGCCACCCCCTGCACGCCCCGGTGGTCATCGTCGCGGCCCGGCGCGACCGGCAGACCTCGCCGTCGCTCTCCGCCGCGCTCACCCGGGGGGTGGACACGGGCGCCGTGCTGCGCCTGGACCTCGGGCCGCTGACCGAGCGGGCCTGCGTCGAGCGGCTCGCGCCCGGGCTGCCGCCCCGCCGGGCCGCCAGGCTGTACGCGGCCAGCGAGGGCAACCCGCTGTACTTCCTGACGCTGGTCCAGGGCCAGAGCGGCCCGGCCCTCCCGCCGGGCGGGCTCGACGCCCTGCTGCTCGACGAACTGACGCCGCTGAGCGCCGCTGAGCGGCGTACCGCCGAGGCCGTCGCGGTCCTCGGCGACCAGGCCACGCCGCCGCTGCTGCTGGCGCTCACCGAGCCCGCGCCCGAGACCGCGCCCGAGTCGGGACCCGAGGCCGGCCCCGGCGCGGGGCCGTGCGGCCCGGAGCGGCTCGAAGCGGACCTCGGCACCCTGGCCCGGCGCGACCTGATCCGGCCGCTGCCGGGCGGGGGCTGGTCGCTGCGCCACCCGGTGCTGCGGGCCGTCGTGTACGAGAACACCGGGCCCGGGCAGCGCGTCGCGCTGCACCGGCGGGCGGCCGCCGCGCTGGCCGAGGCGGGCGCGCCCGCGACCGTACGGGCCCACCACGTGGAGCGGGCGCTGACCGGCTGGGAGCCGGAGCCGGCGGCCGTACTGCTGGAGGCGGCCGGGCAGTCCGAGACGACGGCCCCGGCGAGCTGCGCCCACTGGCTGGAGGTGGTGCTGCGGGTGCTGCCGGACGCCCCCGGCCACGCGGCGCGCCGCCGGGACCTGATGCTGAAGCGGGCGCGGGCGCTGAGCGTGTGCGGCGAGTTGCGGGCGAGCCGGGACCTGCTGCACGAGGTGATCGCCGGGCTCCCCGCCGACGGTGACAGCGGGGTGCGGGCGGCCGCCGTCACGCTGTGCGCGTCGATGGAGCGCCACCTCGGCCAGTACCGGGCCTCGGCCGCGCTGCTGCGCCGGGAGCTGTCGCGTCGGCCCGCTCCCGCTCCGGCCGACGCGGTCGCCCTGGGCCTGGAGTTGGGCTCGTCCGCGCCGCACGCCGCGCCCTATCCGGCGGTACGCGCGGACGTGCTGCGCACGTTCGAGCTGGCCCGGGCGCTGGGGAACGAGCCGGCCGCGGCGGGGGCCCTGGCGGTGTCGGCGCTCGGGGAGGCGTACGAGGGGAACACGGCTGCGGCGCGGGAGCTGACGGACCGGGCGGCCGCGTGCGTGGACGCGCTGGCGGACCGGGATCTGGCGGACCAGTGCGAGCCGCTGGCCCGGCTGGGGTGGGCGGAGTTCTACCTGGAGCGCTACGAGGACGCCGAGCGGCATGCCGATCGGGGGCTGGCCATCGCCCGTCGCGGCGGTCCGCTGCACCTGCTGCCGCACCTGCTGATGTGCAAGGCGATCGTCCACACGCACGCGTGCCGGCTACCCTCGGCCCTGGAGCTGGTGGACGAGGCGGAGAGCATCGCGCGGGGCATCGGCAGCGACGAACTGCTCGGGCTGGTCCTCGCGAACAAGGCGCAGGTGCTGATCGCGGCCCGGCCTCCGGGGGACGTCGGCGCGCTGGCCGTGGCGGAGGAGGCGGTCGCGGCAGCCGGGGCGCGGACCAGTTGGTGGACGTCCCTGGTGTGGTGCGTCATGAGCTTCGCCGCCTTGCACGGCGGCGATCCGCTGCGGGCCAGGTCGGCGATGCTGCGGGCCGGCGGCCCGGACCTTGCGGGGCTCCAGCCGTCCATGCGGCCGCTGTTCCTGGAGGCCCTGGTCACCGCCGCCGTCACGACGGGGGACCTGGCCGAGGCCGAGGAGTGGGCCGCCCTCGCCGGGCGGGACGCGGAGCGGCTCGGCCTGCCCGTCCAGCGGGCGGCGGCGCTGCGGTGCGCGGGGCAGGTACTGGCGGGCTCGGGCCGCCCGGCCGCGGCGGCGGAGCGGTTCGCGCGGGCGGCCGACGAGGCGGGCCGCTCGGGCGCGGCCCTGTGGGAGGCGCAGTCCCTGCTGATCGGCGCGTCCCTGACGGCGGAGGCGGGCGACTCCGCGACGGCGGCCACCATGTGGCGGCGCGGCCGCCGCCTGGCCGAAACGGGCGGCGCCCTGCTCCTGACGGGCCTCGCGGACCTCCTCCTCCCGCCCGCTCCCCCGCCCCGCGTACCGGGCCTCACCCCGCGCGAGCACGAGATCGCGGCCCTGGTCGCCGAGGGCCTCACCACCCCGGCCATCGCGGCCCGCCTCTACCTGAGCCCGCGCACGGTCGACACCCACCTGTCCCACATCTTCCGCAAGACGGGCGTCACCACCCGCTCCGCCCTGGCCGCCCTGACGGCCCGCCACCTGCCGTGA
- a CDS encoding ATP-binding protein, producing the protein MSLSRQQRFPRARVSVRAARQFVGDTLGEWGSGDRRDDIRLCASELAANAVLHGAPLGREFSVRLVRAAGAVSIEVRDTGPDMPKERRPGPEEFCGRGLWLVKELADEFGVRDEAVGKTVWARFKVAGA; encoded by the coding sequence ATGTCCCTGTCTCGGCAACAGCGGTTTCCCCGGGCGCGCGTCTCCGTACGTGCGGCCCGTCAGTTCGTCGGCGACACACTCGGGGAGTGGGGGTCCGGCGACCGCCGGGACGACATACGCCTGTGCGCCTCGGAGCTCGCGGCGAACGCCGTGTTGCACGGGGCCCCGCTGGGCCGGGAGTTCTCGGTCCGGCTCGTTCGGGCAGCAGGTGCCGTGAGCATCGAAGTCCGGGACACAGGTCCTGACATGCCGAAGGAACGTCGGCCCGGGCCCGAAGAGTTCTGCGGTCGGGGCCTGTGGCTGGTCAAGGAACTGGCAGACGAGTTCGGGGTCCGGGACGAAGCGGTGGGCAAGACGGTGTGGGCGCGGTTCAAGGTGGCGGGGGCCTGA
- a CDS encoding GntR family transcriptional regulator yields the protein MGSGEWTSTSMPYLTPRATGESDAWTSETRARGRSGGQRILYAGERAASAEVAQMLRTAVGESVVVRRRVIELDDIPVELTDTYYPSSIASGTRLAATGKIRGGAVTLLAELGHVGVRAVEKVAARMPSADERDQLRTGPGEPVLEISRVTLDEEDRPIQADVMVMPAARQQLRYEIRIG from the coding sequence ATGGGCAGCGGCGAGTGGACCAGCACGTCGATGCCCTACCTGACGCCCCGCGCCACGGGGGAGTCCGACGCGTGGACCAGCGAGACCAGGGCTCGCGGCCGCAGCGGCGGGCAGCGGATTCTGTACGCGGGCGAGCGAGCCGCCTCGGCCGAAGTCGCGCAGATGCTGCGGACAGCGGTCGGCGAGAGCGTCGTCGTCCGCCGACGGGTCATCGAACTCGACGACATTCCGGTGGAGTTGACGGACACCTACTACCCCTCCTCGATCGCCTCCGGCACCCGCCTCGCGGCGACCGGCAAGATCCGCGGTGGCGCGGTGACCCTCCTGGCCGAGCTCGGCCACGTCGGCGTGCGGGCGGTCGAGAAGGTGGCGGCCCGCATGCCATCGGCGGACGAGCGCGATCAGCTGCGCACCGGGCCGGGCGAACCCGTCCTGGAGATCTCCCGTGTCACCCTGGACGAGGAAGACCGTCCCATCCAGGCGGACGTGATGGTCATGCCGGCGGCACGCCAGCAGTTGCGGTACGAGATCAGGATCGGATGA
- a CDS encoding GntR family transcriptional regulator, producing MTVPTTDDSMPDRRSLHARIAADLRDEIMSGDLAPGAKLPSTTHLKARFDASSATVQKALQLLKDERLVIGRAGAAVTVRENRQRTIAPAGSLTAAPTGAAYPWLANAAGHGTTAHSALLEVGEVAPPADVAAALGLHEAEPALLRRQLLRIDDEPAELVCSYYPLAIARGTALAEARRIKGGTPTLLTELGFPPRLSVDRVSARVPTQEQCQALRLPSDLPVLRTLRTVFTDAGRPVEATVMVKAGHLYELRYEFTPET from the coding sequence ATGACCGTGCCGACCACGGACGACTCCATGCCCGACCGCCGGTCGCTGCACGCGCGCATCGCCGCCGACCTGCGGGACGAGATCATGAGCGGTGACCTCGCACCGGGCGCGAAGCTCCCCTCCACCACGCACCTGAAGGCCAGGTTCGACGCGTCGAGCGCAACCGTGCAGAAGGCGTTGCAGCTCCTCAAGGACGAGCGGCTCGTCATCGGGCGCGCGGGTGCGGCCGTGACCGTCCGCGAGAACCGGCAGCGGACCATCGCACCGGCGGGCTCCCTCACAGCGGCGCCCACCGGTGCGGCGTACCCCTGGCTGGCGAACGCGGCCGGTCACGGCACCACGGCTCACAGCGCCCTGCTGGAAGTGGGCGAGGTGGCTCCACCCGCCGATGTGGCCGCGGCGCTCGGCCTCCACGAGGCGGAGCCCGCGCTGCTGCGCCGACAGCTCCTGCGCATCGACGACGAACCCGCCGAACTCGTCTGCTCCTACTACCCGCTGGCGATCGCCCGCGGTACGGCCCTGGCCGAGGCCCGGAGGATCAAGGGCGGCACGCCCACCCTCCTCACGGAACTGGGTTTCCCTCCCCGGCTGAGCGTCGACCGGGTCTCCGCCCGTGTCCCGACGCAGGAGCAGTGCCAGGCGCTGCGGCTGCCCAGCGACCTGCCGGTCCTGCGCACGCTCCGTACGGTGTTCACCGACGCCGGGCGCCCCGTCGAGGCCACCGTCATGGTCAAGGCCGGGCACCTCTACGAGCTGCGGTACGAGTTCACGCCCGAGACCTGA
- a CDS encoding glutamate synthase subunit beta, producing the protein MADPKGFLTTQRETACSRPVAERLGDWNEVYVPGSLLPIISKQAGRCMDCGIPFCHNGCPLGNLIPEWNDFAYREDWSAASERLHATNNFPEFTGRLCPAPCESACVLGINQPAVTIKNVEVSIIDKAWDNGNVTPQPPERLSGKTAAVIGSGPAGLAAAQQLTRAGHTVVVYERADRIGGLLRYGIPEFKMEKVHINRRIEQMRAEGTKFRTGIEIGRDLSATDLRKRFDAVVIAAGATVSRDLPVPGRDLGGIHFAMEYLPLANKVQEGDFMTPPITAEGKHVVVIGGGDTGADCVGTAHRQGAASVTQLEIMPRPSEDRPAGQPWPTFPMLYKVTSAHEEGGERIYSVSTTHFEGDEDGNVQALHLVEVAFEDGKLVQKPGTERVLPAQLVTLAMGFTGTDQANGLVEQFGLELDARGNIDRDASYATNVDGVFVAGDAGRGQSLIVWAIAEGRSAARGVDRFLTGTSALPYPVKPTDRSLMV; encoded by the coding sequence ATGGCTGACCCGAAGGGCTTCCTCACCACCCAGCGCGAGACCGCCTGCTCCCGTCCGGTCGCCGAGCGGCTGGGGGACTGGAACGAGGTCTACGTTCCGGGCTCGCTGCTCCCGATCATCAGCAAGCAGGCCGGCCGCTGCATGGACTGCGGCATCCCGTTCTGCCACAACGGGTGCCCGCTCGGGAACCTGATCCCGGAGTGGAACGACTTCGCGTACCGCGAGGACTGGTCCGCGGCCTCCGAGCGCCTGCACGCGACGAACAACTTCCCGGAGTTCACCGGGCGGCTGTGCCCGGCTCCCTGTGAGTCGGCGTGCGTGCTCGGCATCAACCAGCCGGCCGTCACGATCAAGAACGTCGAAGTCTCGATCATCGACAAGGCCTGGGACAACGGCAACGTCACCCCGCAGCCGCCGGAGCGGCTGTCCGGCAAGACGGCCGCCGTCATCGGCTCGGGCCCGGCCGGTCTGGCCGCCGCCCAGCAGCTGACCCGGGCCGGCCACACCGTGGTGGTGTACGAGCGCGCCGACCGCATCGGCGGTCTGCTGCGCTACGGCATCCCCGAGTTCAAGATGGAGAAGGTGCACATCAACCGCCGCATCGAGCAGATGCGCGCGGAGGGCACCAAGTTCCGCACCGGCATCGAGATCGGCCGTGACCTGTCCGCGACCGACCTGCGCAAGCGGTTCGACGCGGTCGTCATCGCGGCCGGCGCCACGGTCTCCCGCGACCTGCCGGTCCCGGGCCGCGACCTGGGCGGCATCCACTTCGCGATGGAGTACCTGCCCCTGGCCAACAAGGTCCAGGAAGGCGACTTCATGACCCCGCCGATCACGGCGGAGGGCAAGCACGTGGTCGTCATCGGCGGCGGCGACACCGGCGCGGACTGCGTGGGCACCGCCCACCGCCAGGGCGCGGCCTCGGTCACGCAGCTGGAGATCATGCCCCGCCCGTCGGAGGACCGGCCCGCCGGCCAGCCCTGGCCGACGTTCCCCATGCTGTACAAGGTCACCTCGGCCCACGAGGAGGGCGGCGAGCGGATCTACTCCGTCTCCACCACCCACTTCGAGGGCGACGAGGACGGCAACGTCCAGGCCCTGCACCTGGTCGAGGTCGCCTTCGAGGACGGCAAGCTGGTCCAGAAGCCCGGCACCGAGCGGGTCCTCCCGGCCCAGCTGGTCACCCTGGCGATGGGCTTCACCGGCACCGACCAGGCCAACGGCCTGGTGGAGCAGTTCGGCCTGGAGCTGGACGCGCGCGGCAACATCGACCGCGACGCGTCGTACGCGACCAACGTGGACGGCGTCTTCGTCGCCGGCGACGCGGGCCGCGGCCAGTCGCTCATCGTCTGGGCCATCGCGGAAGGCCGCTCGGCCGCCCGCGGCGTGGACCGCTTCCTGACCGGCACCAGTGCCCTCCCGTACCCGGTCAAGCCGACGGACCGCTCCCTGATGGTGTAA
- the gltB gene encoding glutamate synthase large subunit: protein MRSASTHSATGLSTTAWSPMDGRPAPQGMYDPRNEHDACGVGFVANLSGEASHTLVEQALTVLRNLEHRGATGSEPDSGDGAGILSQVPDAFLREVAGFELPEAGAYAVGIAFLPADGTAQAVAVEQIEAIAAEEDLTVLGWREVPVSPDLLGNGARATMPAFSQLFVSNGSTGIELDRKAFVLRKRAEREAGVYFPSLSARTIVYKGMLTTGQLEPFFPDLSDRRFASTLALVHSRFSTNTFPSWPLAHPYRFVAHNGEINTVKGNRNWMKARESQLASGVFGEGSLDRIFPICTPDASDSASFDEVLELLHLGGRSLPHSVLMMIPEAWENHTSMDPALRAFYQYHSTLMEPWDGPACVTFTDGTQVGAVLDRNGLRPGRYWVTDDGLVVLGSEVGVLDIDPAKVVRKGRLQPGKMFLVDTAQKRIVEDDEIKAGLAAAAPYAEWLETGEIELTDLPEREHIVHTHASVTRRQQTFGYTEEELRVILAPMARTGGEPLGSMGTDSPIAALSERPRLLFDYFTQLFAQVTNPPLDAIREELVTSLLSSLGPQGNLLEPTAASCRSVTLPFPVIDNDELAKLIHVNADGDMPGMKAATLSGLYRVSGGGESLAARLEEIRGEVDAAIANGAHLIVLSDRHSDAEHAPIPSLLLTSAVHHHLIATKQRTQVGLLVEAGDVREVHHVALLIGYGAAAVNPYLAMESVEDLLRAGTFLSGLEPEQAIKNLIYALGKGVLKVMSKMGISTVASYRGAQVFEAVGLNEEFVASYFEGTATKIGGAGLDVIAKEVAARHAKAYPASGIAATHRALEIGGEYQWRREGEPHLFDPETVFRLQHATRNRRYDIFKKYTERVNEQSERLMTLRGLFGFKGAEEGGRPSISVDEVESVADIVKRFSTGAMSYGSISREAHETLAIAMNQLGGKSNTGEGGEDPDRLYDPARRSSIKQVASGRFGVTSEYLVNADDIQIKMAQGAKPGEGGQLPGHKVYPWVAKTRHSTPGVGLISPPPHHDIYSIEDLAQLIHDLKNANPVARIHVKLVSEVGVGTVAAGVSKAHADVVLISGHDGGTGASPLTSLKHAGGPWELGLAETQQTLLLNGLRDRIVVQTDGQLKTGRDVVIAALLGAEEFGFATAPLVVSGCVMMRVCHLDTCPVGIATQNPVLRERFSGEPEFVVNFFEFIAEEVREILAELGFRTIEEAVGHAELLDTSKAVTHWKAQGLDLEPLFYVPELPEGAVRHALIEQDHGLEKALDNELIELAADALNADSAETAQPVRAQVAIRNINRTVGTMLGHQVTKKFGGAGLPANTIDLTFTGSAGQSFGAFLPRGITLRLEGDANDYVGKGLSGGRIVVRPDRGADHLAEYSTIAGNTIGYGATGGEMFLRGRTGERFCVRNSGALVVSEGVGDHGCEYMTGGQAVVLGETGRNFAAGMSGGVAYVIDLDPRQVNVGNAGAVEALSDTDKQWLHDVVRRHEEETGSTVAAKLLADWSVSVDRFSKIIPTTYKAVLAAKDAAELAGLSESETTEKMMEAATHG, encoded by the coding sequence ATGCGTTCCGCATCCACGCACTCCGCGACCGGCCTCAGCACCACCGCCTGGTCGCCCATGGACGGTCGCCCCGCCCCCCAGGGCATGTACGACCCGCGCAACGAGCACGACGCCTGCGGCGTCGGCTTTGTGGCCAACCTCAGCGGCGAGGCCAGCCACACGCTGGTCGAGCAGGCGCTGACCGTATTGCGGAACCTCGAGCACCGCGGCGCCACCGGATCCGAGCCCGACTCGGGCGACGGCGCCGGAATCCTGTCCCAGGTCCCGGACGCGTTCCTGCGCGAGGTCGCCGGATTCGAGCTCCCCGAGGCCGGCGCGTACGCCGTCGGCATCGCCTTCCTCCCCGCCGACGGCACCGCACAGGCCGTCGCCGTGGAGCAGATCGAGGCCATCGCCGCCGAGGAGGACCTCACGGTCCTCGGCTGGCGCGAGGTCCCGGTCAGCCCGGACCTGCTCGGCAACGGCGCCCGCGCCACCATGCCGGCCTTCTCGCAGCTCTTCGTGAGCAACGGCAGCACCGGCATCGAGCTGGACCGCAAGGCGTTCGTGCTGCGCAAGCGCGCCGAGCGCGAGGCCGGCGTCTACTTCCCGTCGCTCTCCGCGCGCACCATCGTCTACAAGGGCATGCTGACCACCGGCCAGCTGGAGCCCTTCTTCCCGGACCTCTCCGACCGCCGCTTCGCCTCGACGCTCGCGCTGGTCCACTCCCGGTTCTCGACGAACACCTTCCCGTCCTGGCCGCTCGCCCACCCGTACCGCTTCGTCGCGCACAACGGCGAGATCAACACGGTCAAGGGCAACCGGAACTGGATGAAGGCCCGCGAGTCCCAGCTGGCCTCCGGCGTCTTCGGCGAGGGCTCCCTGGACCGGATCTTCCCGATCTGCACCCCGGACGCCTCCGACTCGGCCTCCTTCGACGAGGTCCTGGAGCTGCTCCACCTCGGCGGCCGCTCGCTCCCGCACAGCGTGCTGATGATGATCCCGGAGGCGTGGGAGAACCACACCTCCATGGACCCGGCCCTGCGCGCCTTCTACCAGTACCACTCCACGCTGATGGAGCCCTGGGACGGCCCGGCCTGCGTCACCTTCACCGACGGCACCCAGGTCGGCGCGGTCCTCGACCGCAACGGTCTGCGCCCCGGCCGCTACTGGGTCACCGACGACGGCCTCGTCGTCCTCGGCTCCGAGGTCGGCGTGCTCGACATCGACCCGGCCAAGGTCGTCCGCAAGGGCCGCCTCCAGCCCGGCAAGATGTTCCTCGTCGACACCGCCCAGAAGCGGATCGTCGAGGACGACGAGATCAAGGCCGGCCTCGCCGCGGCCGCCCCGTACGCCGAATGGCTGGAGACGGGCGAGATCGAGCTGACGGACCTGCCCGAGCGCGAGCACATCGTGCACACCCACGCCTCGGTCACCCGCCGCCAGCAGACCTTCGGCTACACCGAGGAAGAGCTGCGCGTCATCCTCGCGCCGATGGCCCGTACCGGCGGCGAGCCGCTCGGCTCCATGGGCACGGACTCCCCGATCGCGGCCCTCTCCGAGCGCCCCCGGCTGCTCTTCGACTACTTCACGCAGCTGTTCGCGCAGGTCACCAACCCGCCGCTGGACGCCATCCGCGAGGAGCTCGTCACCTCGCTGCTGTCCTCGCTGGGCCCGCAGGGCAACCTGCTGGAGCCGACCGCCGCGTCCTGCCGCAGCGTCACCCTGCCCTTCCCGGTGATCGACAACGACGAGCTCGCCAAGCTCATCCACGTCAACGCCGACGGCGACATGCCGGGCATGAAGGCCGCCACCCTCTCGGGCCTCTACCGGGTCTCCGGCGGCGGCGAGTCGCTGGCCGCCCGCCTGGAGGAGATCCGCGGCGAGGTCGACGCGGCCATCGCCAACGGCGCCCACCTCATCGTCCTCTCGGACCGCCACTCGGACGCCGAGCACGCGCCGATCCCGTCGCTGCTGCTCACCTCCGCCGTGCACCACCACCTCATCGCCACCAAGCAGCGCACCCAGGTGGGCCTGCTCGTCGAGGCCGGCGACGTCCGCGAGGTCCACCACGTCGCGCTGCTCATCGGCTACGGCGCCGCCGCGGTCAACCCGTACCTCGCCATGGAGTCCGTCGAGGACCTGCTGCGCGCCGGTACCTTCCTGTCCGGCCTGGAGCCGGAGCAGGCCATCAAGAACCTGATCTACGCGCTCGGCAAGGGCGTCCTGAAGGTCATGTCCAAGATGGGCATCTCCACCGTCGCCTCCTACCGCGGCGCCCAGGTCTTCGAGGCCGTCGGCCTGAACGAGGAGTTCGTCGCCTCGTACTTCGAGGGCACCGCCACCAAGATCGGCGGCGCCGGCCTGGACGTCATCGCCAAGGAGGTGGCCGCCCGCCACGCCAAGGCGTACCCGGCCTCCGGCATCGCGGCCACGCACCGCGCGCTGGAGATCGGCGGCGAGTACCAGTGGCGCCGCGAGGGCGAGCCGCACCTGTTCGACCCGGAGACGGTCTTCCGCCTCCAGCACGCCACCCGCAACCGCCGGTACGACATCTTCAAGAAGTACACCGAGCGGGTGAACGAGCAGTCCGAGCGCCTGATGACGCTCCGCGGCCTGTTCGGCTTCAAGGGTGCCGAGGAGGGTGGCCGCCCGTCGATCTCCGTCGACGAGGTCGAGTCGGTCGCCGACATCGTCAAGCGCTTCTCCACCGGCGCCATGTCGTACGGCTCCATCTCGCGCGAGGCGCACGAGACCCTCGCCATCGCCATGAACCAGCTGGGCGGCAAGTCCAACACCGGTGAGGGCGGCGAGGACCCGGACCGCCTCTACGACCCGGCGCGCCGCTCCTCCATCAAGCAGGTCGCTTCCGGCCGCTTCGGCGTGACGAGCGAGTACCTGGTCAACGCGGACGACATCCAGATCAAGATGGCGCAGGGCGCCAAGCCCGGCGAGGGCGGCCAGCTGCCCGGCCACAAGGTCTACCCGTGGGTCGCCAAGACCCGGCACTCCACCCCGGGCGTCGGCCTGATCTCCCCGCCGCCGCACCACGACATCTACTCCATCGAGGACCTGGCTCAGCTGATCCACGACCTCAAGAACGCCAACCCGGTCGCCCGCATCCACGTGAAGCTGGTCTCCGAGGTCGGCGTCGGCACGGTCGCCGCCGGTGTCTCCAAGGCCCACGCGGACGTCGTCCTCATCTCCGGCCACGACGGCGGTACGGGCGCCTCCCCGCTGACCTCGCTCAAGCACGCCGGCGGTCCCTGGGAGCTCGGCCTCGCCGAGACCCAGCAGACCCTGCTGCTCAACGGGTTGCGCGACCGCATCGTGGTCCAGACGGACGGCCAGCTCAAGACCGGCCGCGACGTCGTCATCGCCGCGCTGCTCGGCGCCGAGGAGTTCGGTTTCGCGACCGCGCCGCTCGTCGTCTCCGGCTGCGTCATGATGCGCGTCTGCCACCTGGACACCTGCCCGGTCGGCATCGCCACCCAGAACCCGGTGCTGCGCGAGCGGTTCTCCGGCGAGCCCGAGTTCGTCGTGAACTTCTTCGAGTTCATCGCGGAGGAGGTCCGCGAGATCCTCGCCGAGCTGGGCTTCCGTACGATCGAGGAGGCCGTCGGCCACGCCGAGCTCCTCGACACCAGCAAGGCCGTCACGCACTGGAAGGCGCAGGGCCTCGACCTGGAGCCCCTCTTCTACGTGCCCGAGCTGCCCGAGGGTGCGGTCCGCCACGCCCTCATCGAGCAGGACCACGGCCTGGAGAAGGCGCTCGACAACGAGCTCATCGAGCTCGCCGCCGACGCGCTGAACGCCGACTCCGCCGAGACGGCCCAGCCGGTCCGCGCCCAGGTCGCCATCCGGAACATCAACCGGACCGTCGGCACCATGCTCGGCCACCAGGTCACGAAGAAGTTCGGCGGCGCGGGCCTGCCCGCCAACACCATCGACCTGACCTTCACGGGCAGCGCCGGCCAGTCCTTCGGCGCCTTCCTGCCGCGCGGCATCACGCTGCGCCTGGAGGGCGACGCCAACGACTACGTCGGCAAGGGCCTCTCCGGTGGCCGCATCGTGGTCCGCCCGGACCGCGGAGCCGACCACCTCGCCGAATACTCCACCATCGCCGGCAACACCATCGGCTACGGCGCGACCGGCGGCGAGATGTTCCTGCGCGGCCGCACCGGCGAGCGCTTCTGCGTCCGCAACTCCGGCGCGCTGGTCGTCTCGGAGGGCGTGGGCGACCACGGCTGCGAGTACATGACCGGTGGCCAGGCGGTCGTCCTGGGCGAGACGGGCCGCAACTTCGCGGCCGGCATGTCGGGTGGCGTCGCGTACGTCATCGACCTCGACCCGCGCCAGGTCAACGTCGGCAACGCGGGGGCCGTCGAAGCCCTCTCCGACACCGACAAGCAGTGGCTGCACGATGTGGTGCGCCGCCACGAGGAGGAGACCGGCTCGACCGTGGCCGCGAAGCTCCTGGCTGACTGGTCCGTCTCGGTGGACCGCTTCAGCAAGATCATCCCGACCACGTACAAGGCAGTGCTCGCCGCCAAGGACGCCGCCGAGCTGGCCGGACTCTCCGAGTCCGAGACCACGGAGAAGATGATGGAGGCGGCGACCCATGGCTGA